From Trichoplusia ni isolate ovarian cell line Hi5 chromosome 11, tn1, whole genome shotgun sequence, the proteins below share one genomic window:
- the LOC113499093 gene encoding helicase SKI2W yields MSIDTENDFSDFKLPPIFEDLNERVKEYLLKPERLAIHQWERSQTHWHRESNVDSLFIHDDDDFGPDTTLEVVRDPITGEITGLEEIQIPIEDDEDSLSMSRAPLPPSLATRGTTTQSPFLPAGFEEELEKMLAEAANGEVNIDLDNSEPGKFLGEDILNIPPGSKEAVLFAEDGFTLLNDLKDTSDKADDEDNVDIHVKINLEEVVDNNAHLVDLWKDEEEPQKKPQIPARKLDLDADADNDNFLEATIIRPPIELPDIPVLNITSSSMKTGVTSTDWAEMIDVSQPVPEFTDKIKDMAQTYPFELDNFQKQAILKLEEGHHVFVAAHTSAGKTVVAEYAIAMSRRNCTRAIYTSPIKALSNQKYNDFNKMFGEVGLLTGDLQINATASCLVMTTEILRSMLYCGSDVTRDLEFVIFDEVHYINNAERGYVWEEVLILLPAHVSIVMLSATVPNTLQFADWVGRTKKRKVYVVSTPKRPVPLCHYLYTGTGGKSKNERFLVVDQEGNFQLRGYNEAVAAKKARENEYKKSFGPKGGKMYMNPKAEQTMWVAFIDHLKQKDKLPVVAFTLSRNRCDQNAENLMSVDLTTAKEKGHIRSFFQKCLQRLKEPDRRLPQVIRLQRVLENGIGVHHSGILPLLKEIVEMLFQSGFVKILFATETFAMGVNMPARTVVFDETTKYDGLQRRTLAPAEYIQMAGRAGRRGLDDTGTVIILCKEGVPDLVTLKGMMLGIPQKLSSQFRLTYAMILSLLRAATVSVEGMMQRSFREFNQICQADNYRKQLQLAEKEYSEKCSTPLASHLAPLATFYDTAAAYIDVLNDIMPILLNTAKVAKELTPGKILIVSAGPYVNQLGILLNNNGPRQTPYKVLVLNTSIEDNAKYNFEVDENWYRMLSFSAMYDTIGTEETTLDHTVLCIAPKNIVAITKMNLKIDPKVIIDDWERRQMPRFKDAPVGSSCSSAVQELSRMSHAVCSGATVLEHVSLTQSLSVTTGEILSSLDKMNKCMSELKEQKKCTDIANFKTEFAIVYERKLTERKRDKYKRLLSFENLALYPDYQRRLMVLRELSYIDEHDSVILKGRVACGMGTNELIISELVFRNVFTDKTPAEIAALLSCFVFQARTQVENQLTDKLAEGVKAIEQIDQDLTAIESKYLVGQFEGQAERLNFGLVRVVYEWALEKPFAEIMDLTDVQEGIIVRCIQQLHELLVDVKDAAVAVGDPKLQAKMMEASTAIKRDIVFAASLYTTQKETVTT; encoded by the exons atGTCTATCGATACTGAAAATGACTTTTCCGACTTCAAA TTGCCACCTATCTTTGAAGATCTGAATGAGAGGGTTAAAGAATACTTATTGAAGCCGGAAAGACTTGCAATACATCAATGGGAACGATCTCAGACACACTGGCACAGGGAGTCAAATGttgattctttatttatacatgATGACGACGATTTCGGGCCGGACACCACATTAGAG gtGGTAAGGGATCCAATCACTGGTGAGATAACAGGCCTAGAAGAGATCCAAATACCAATTGAAGATGATGAAGACAGCCTCTCCATGTCAAGGGCCCCTTTACCCCCCAGCCTGGCGACAAGGGGCACCACAACGCAGAGCCCCTTTTTGCCAGCTGGCTTTGAGGAAGAATTGGAGAAGATGCTTGCTGAAGCAGCGAATGGAGAAGTTAATATAGATCTGGATAATTCTGAACCTGGAAAGTTTTTGGGTGAAG ATATCTTGAACATACCACCTGGATCAAAAGAGGCTGTATTGTTCGCTGAAGATGGCTTTACACTCCTCAATGATCTTAAGGACACCAGTGACAAGGCTGATGACGAGGACAATGTTGATATTCATGTCAAAATTAACTTGGAAGAGGTTGTTGATAATAACGCACATTTAGTag aTTTATGGAAAGATGAGGAGGAACCACAAAAGAAACCTCAAATACCAGCCAGGAAACTGGACCTGGACGCTGATGCAGATAATGACAACTTCTTAGAAGCAACTATCATCAGACCTCCAATAGAACTACCGGATATACCAGTACTGAATATTACCAGCTCATCAATGAAGACCGGTGTGACTTCCACGGATTGGGCGGAGATGATTGACGTGTCCCAGCCCGTACCAGAGTTCACGGATAAGATTAAAGACATGGCACAGACTTATCCTTTCGAATTGGATAATTTCCAGAAACAG gCTATACTGAAACTAGAAGAGGGCCACCACGTCTTTGTTGCGGCTCATACGTCAGCTGGTAAGACTGTTGTGGCTGAATATGCTATTGCCATGTCGAGGAGGAATTGCACCAG AGCAATATACACATCGCCCATCAAAGCGTTATCAAATCAGAAGTATAACGACTTCAACAAGATGTTCGGTGAAGTGGGACTTCTGACCGGTGACCTGCAGATCAATGCCACGGCTTCCTGCCTCGTCATGACCACTGAGATCCTGCGCTCTATGTTATATTGTGGTTCTGATGTTACAAGAGATTTAGAGTTCGTTATATTTGATGAagtacattatattaataatgctGAG cgCGGTTACGTGTGGGAAGAAGTATTAATCCTGCTACCAGCGCACGTCAGTATTGTGATGTTAAGTGCGACAGTACCGAATACGTTACAATTCGCCGACTGGGTGGGCCGGACTAAGAAACGGAAAGTGTATGTCGTGTCCACACCGAAGCGACCAGTGCCCCTTTGTCATTATCTCTATACAG GTACGGGAGGTAAATCAAAGAACGAGCGGTTCTTAGTGGTGGACCAAGAAGGGAACTTCCAACTCAGAGGGTATAATGAAGCGGTGGCTGCTAAGAAAGCAAGGGAGAACGAATACAAGAAGAGCTTCGGCCCAAAAG GTGGCAAAATGTATATGAATCCGAAAGCAGAGCAGACAATGTGGGTAGCATTCATCGACCACTTGAAACAAAAGGACAAGCTGCCTGTAGTCGCGTTTACACTGTCTCGTAACAG GTGTGACCAGAATGCTGAAAATCTGATGTCAGTCGACTTAACTACAGCCAAAGAGAAGGGCCACATTAGATCCTTCTTTCAGAAATGTCTGCAAAGGCTAAAAGAGCCAGACAGACGGTTACCACAG GTGATAAGGTTACAACGAGTTCTTGAAAACGGAATAGGTGTTCATCACAGCGGTATATTGCCTTTACTGAAGGAAATTGTAGAAATGTTGTTCCAGTCAGGTTTC GTGAAAATCTTATTCGCGACGGAAACATTCGCAATGGGTGTGAACATGCCTGCTAGAACTGTGGTCTTCGACGAGACCACGAAGTATGACGGGCTGCAGCGGCGAACGCTGGCGCCGGCCGAGTACATACAGATGGCGGGCAGGGCTGGCAGGCGAG GTCTGGATGACACGGGTACTGTGATAATCCTATGCAAAGAGGGTGTCCCCGATCTCGTGACCCTAAAAGGAATGATGTTGGGCATACCGCAGAAGCTGTCCTCACAGTTCAGACTGACATATGCTATGATACTCAGTCTTTTACG GGCAGCAACAGTATCAGTCGAAGGCATGATGCAACGTTCGTTCCGGGAGTTCAACCAAATATGTCAAGCGGACAACTACAGAAAACAATTACAACTAGCTGAAAAGGAATATTCAGAAAAATGCAGTACACCGCTGGCTTCGCACTTGGCGCCTCTCGCTACCTTCTATGATACCGCAGCAGCGTACATCGACGTATTGAATGACATCATGCCCATATTACTAAATACGGCGAAAGTTGCAAAGGAATTGACGCCGGGGAAGATACTTATTGTATCTGCAGGGCCGTATGTTAACCAACTTGGGATATTGTTGAATAATAATG GTCCAAGACAGACTCCATACAAGGTGCTAGTACTGAACACGTCTATTGAAGACAATGCCAAGTATAACTTCGAAGTGGATGAGAACTGGTACAGGATGCTGAGTTTCTCAGCTATGTATGATACTATAG GTACCGAAGAAACCACCTTAGATCACACGGTGCTCTGTATTGCACCTAAAAACATTGTAGCTATCACTAAAATGAATCTGAAAATCGATCCCAAAGTTATTATTGATGACTGGGAGAGGAGACAAATGCCCAG GTTCAAGGACGCGCCAGTAGGATCCAGCTGCTCCAGCGCAGTGCAGGAGTTGTCTCGCATGTCCCACGCGGTGTGTTCTGGCGCCACTGTGCTGGAACACGTGAGCCTCACGCAGTCGCTGTCCGTCACCACCGGCGAGATACTGTCCTCACTTGATAAGATGAATAAGTGTATG AGCGAattaaaagaacaaaagaaaTGTACGGACATAGCTAACTTTAAGACGGAGTTCGCAATAGTTTACGAGCGGAAGTTGACGGAGAGGAAACGTGATAAATACAAGCGGCTGCTGTCCTTCGAGAACTTGGCGCTGTACCCGGACTACCAGCGGCGGCTGATGGTGCTCAGGGAACTCAGCTATATCGATGAACACGATAGCGTTATACTTAAAG GTCGCGTGGCATGCGGTATGGGTACGAACGAGCTCATAATCTCGGAGTTGGTCTTCAGAAACGTCTTCACTGACAAGACGCCAGCGGAGATCGCAGCCTTGCTCAGTTGTTTCGTGTTCCAAGCGCGGACGCAAGTCGAGAACCAACTGACGGATAAACTAGCAGAGGGTGTGAAAGCTATCGAACAAATTGATCAAGATTTAACAGCGATAGAGTCTAAGTATTTG GTCGGCCAGTTCGAAGGTCAAGCTGAAAGACTAAACTTTGGTCTTGTGAGAGTAGTCTACGAATGGGCGCTAGAGAAACCATTCGCTGAAATAATGGATCTCACCGACGTACAAGAAGGAATTATCGTCAGGTGTATTCAACAACTACACgag TTACTAGTCGACGTGAAGGACGCAGCAGTGGCGGTAGGGGATCCCAAACTCCAAGCCAAGATGATGGAAGCATCGACAGCGATCAAGCGAGACATAGTCTTCGCTGCCAGCCTCTACACTACACAAAAAGAAACGGTCACTACATAA